In a single window of the Coffea eugenioides isolate CCC68of chromosome 3, Ceug_1.0, whole genome shotgun sequence genome:
- the LOC113766802 gene encoding UPF0481 protein At3g47200-like has translation MQHSEREDVSEDISITVIDSELECSIFRIHNLLRKVNESAYEPEIIAIGPYHHGKRDLMNMEGHKEQYQKLLLGQNIKKYVEAVGPLKEKAQKCYAKPINPSPQDFVNMMVLDGCFIIQLLLHFNRQNVRDNNDPIFKQDWILNSLQRDLMLLENQLPFFILCKLYETLELPNEGGGLISLALNFFIDLLPVQVSANKNGNALDNIRHLLDENRNPLDDIRHLLDLIHRFWSTSKLKPQNDVERSTGEYESIRCSTQLAEAGIKLEKFNRKDIFDIQFNNGSLQIPTLVIEDRTESFLRNLIAYEQYRGGGGDQINIVTDYVTFLGCLIKSEKDVTKLSHHGIIRNLVGEDEVISQMLNKLTVCIIGPSRNFHYAEIFGRLNIHCNRIVNRWMAKLKRNYCNSPWKIISIIVACLLLILTLLQTIFSILSWKKQ, from the coding sequence ATGCAGCACAGTGAAAGAGAAGACGTCTCAGAAGACATCTCCATCACCGTTATTGATTCAGAGTTAGAATGCAGCATCTTTAGAATACACAACCTACTGCGGAAGGTAAATGAGAGTGCTTATGAACCAGAGATCATAGCAATAGGACCATATCATCACGGAAAACGTGATCTCATGAATATGGAGGGACACAAGGAGCAGTATCAGAAATTACTTCTTggtcaaaatattaaaaaatatgttgaaGCAGTGGGGCCACTGAAGGAAAAAGCACAAAAATGCTATGCAAAGCCCATTAACCCTTCACCACAAGATTTTGTCAATATGATGGTGTTAGATGGCTGttttatcatacaattattacttCACTTCAACAGACAGAATGTGAGAGACAACAATGATCCTATTTTCAAACAGGATTGGATTCTGAACAGTTTACAGCGCGATTTAATGTTATTGGAGAACCAGCTTCCTTTCTTCATTCTCTGCAAATTGTATGAAACACTTGAGCTTCCAAACGAAGGAGGTGGATTGATTAGTCTTGCCTTGAACTTTTTCATTGATCTTTTACCAGTTCAAGTGTCAGCAAACAAAAATGGAAATGCACTGGACAACATCAGACATTTACTTGACGAAAACAGAAATCCACTGGATGACATCAGACATTTGCTTGACTTGATTCACAGATTTTGGTCGACTTCAAAACTCAAGCCTCAAAATGATGTGGAAAGGAGTACAGGAGAGTACGAGTCGATCCGTTGTTCCACACAACTTGCAGAGGCTGGAATCAAGTTAGAGAAATTCAACCGAAAAGACATATTTGACATACAATTCAACAATGGTTCACTGCAGATCCCAACGTTGGTCATTGAAGACCGGACAGAATCTTTCCTCCGAAACCTCATTGCCTATGAGCAATATCGTGGGGGTGGAGGTGATCAAATCAACATTGTGACAGACTATGTGACATTCTTGGGTTGCCTCATCAAGTCTGAAAAGGATGTAACAAAACTCTCCCACCATGGAATCATTCGTAACCTTGTTGGTGAGGATGAAGTCATCTCTCAAATGTTGAACAAATTGACTGTCTGCATCATTGGGCCAAGTAGAAACTTCCATTACGCTGAGATATTCGGAAGACTTAACATCCATTGCAACAGAATTGTGAATCGATGGATGGCTAAGTTAAAGAGAAATTATTGCAACAGTCCTTGGAAAATAATTTCGATTATTGTTGCCTGTCTTCTGCTGATACTTACTTTGTTACAGACTATATTTTCGATTTTATCTTGGAAGAAGCAATAG
- the LOC113765701 gene encoding uncharacterized protein LOC113765701, which produces MGERASEQLADAIADLLMYPPEVEVPENENISRVTCYSMRAPGGNNAWFRQKPSEAVCQVPSPELGEAPRAVFNQYSTSSTPDIGALAVSAVIVKLRNVMLV; this is translated from the exons ATGGGTGAAAGAGCGAGCGAGCAATTAGCAGATGCAATAGCAGATCTTCTCATGTACCCTCCGGAGGTTGAAG TACCAGAAAATGAAAATATATCTCGGGTGACATGCTACTCCATGCGCGCCCCCGGAGGAAATAACGCATGGTTTCGGCAGAAACCAAGTGAAGCAGTCTGTCAG GTCCCTAGTCCTGAATTAGGTGAAGCTCCAAGAGCTGTTTTTAATCAGTACTCGACATCTTCAACACCTGATATCGGAGCTCTGGCCGTAAGTGCAGTGATTGTTAAGTTAAGAAACGTGATGCTGGTTTAA
- the LOC113765756 gene encoding reticulon-like protein B13 isoform X2 encodes MPVDDTLPPIAVGVQTPHAAVMDLLFWRSMYLSILVLLVATATWVTLQLYHYYVVEVVSWVAMLLVTLIFVWGNIHRLLKNGDPDFSGMEISEARAEGMARGIREWIDEGIRWLFRVGVEREWSVFGATVAALGLLSWIATHFDLLTLVYMGVVLGMTVPAIYVKHEEKIIELWNAIYLQGLSACPCI; translated from the exons ATGCCCGTCGACGACACTTTACCTCCCATAGCCGTCGGGGTGCAGACCCCGCATGCTGCAG TAATGGACTTGTTATTCTGGAGAAGCATGTATCTAAGCATCCTTGTTCTTTTGGTGGCCACGGCAACTTGGGTAACACTCCAACTCTATCACTATTACGTGGTAGAAGTTGTCTCGTGGGTGGCCATGCTCCTTGTTACACTTATCTTTGTTTGGGGCAATATTCATAGACTCCTCAAAAA TGGGGATCCGGACTTTTCAGGGATGGAGATAAGCGAGGCGCGGGCTGAAGGAATGGCGCGTGGGATTCGGGAATGGATTGACGAAGGCATTCGATGGCTGTTTCGGGTGGGTGTGGAAAGGGAATGGTCTGTGTTTGGGGCAACTGTAGCTGCTCTGGGGTTGCTTTCGTGGATCGCTACCCATTTTGATTTGCTTACTCTTGTTTACATGG GGGTTGTGTTGGGTATGACTGTACCTGCAATTTACGTTAAGCATGAGGAGAAGATCATAGAGTTATGGAATGCAATTTACCTGCAGGGGTTGTCAGCCTGCCCTTGTATTTGA
- the LOC113765756 gene encoding reticulon-like protein B13 isoform X1: MPVDDTLPPIAVGVQTPHAAVAALVMDLLFWRSMYLSILVLLVATATWVTLQLYHYYVVEVVSWVAMLLVTLIFVWGNIHRLLKNGDPDFSGMEISEARAEGMARGIREWIDEGIRWLFRVGVEREWSVFGATVAALGLLSWIATHFDLLTLVYMGVVLGMTVPAIYVKHEEKIIELWNAIYLQGLSACPCI, translated from the exons ATGCCCGTCGACGACACTTTACCTCCCATAGCCGTCGGGGTGCAGACCCCGCATGCTGCAG TTGCGGCTTTAGTAATGGACTTGTTATTCTGGAGAAGCATGTATCTAAGCATCCTTGTTCTTTTGGTGGCCACGGCAACTTGGGTAACACTCCAACTCTATCACTATTACGTGGTAGAAGTTGTCTCGTGGGTGGCCATGCTCCTTGTTACACTTATCTTTGTTTGGGGCAATATTCATAGACTCCTCAAAAA TGGGGATCCGGACTTTTCAGGGATGGAGATAAGCGAGGCGCGGGCTGAAGGAATGGCGCGTGGGATTCGGGAATGGATTGACGAAGGCATTCGATGGCTGTTTCGGGTGGGTGTGGAAAGGGAATGGTCTGTGTTTGGGGCAACTGTAGCTGCTCTGGGGTTGCTTTCGTGGATCGCTACCCATTTTGATTTGCTTACTCTTGTTTACATGG GGGTTGTGTTGGGTATGACTGTACCTGCAATTTACGTTAAGCATGAGGAGAAGATCATAGAGTTATGGAATGCAATTTACCTGCAGGGGTTGTCAGCCTGCCCTTGTATTTGA
- the LOC113765756 gene encoding reticulon-like protein B13 isoform X3, producing MYLSILVLLVATATWVTLQLYHYYVVEVVSWVAMLLVTLIFVWGNIHRLLKNGDPDFSGMEISEARAEGMARGIREWIDEGIRWLFRVGVEREWSVFGATVAALGLLSWIATHFDLLTLVYMGVVLGMTVPAIYVKHEEKIIELWNAIYLQGLSACPCI from the exons ATGTATCTAAGCATCCTTGTTCTTTTGGTGGCCACGGCAACTTGGGTAACACTCCAACTCTATCACTATTACGTGGTAGAAGTTGTCTCGTGGGTGGCCATGCTCCTTGTTACACTTATCTTTGTTTGGGGCAATATTCATAGACTCCTCAAAAA TGGGGATCCGGACTTTTCAGGGATGGAGATAAGCGAGGCGCGGGCTGAAGGAATGGCGCGTGGGATTCGGGAATGGATTGACGAAGGCATTCGATGGCTGTTTCGGGTGGGTGTGGAAAGGGAATGGTCTGTGTTTGGGGCAACTGTAGCTGCTCTGGGGTTGCTTTCGTGGATCGCTACCCATTTTGATTTGCTTACTCTTGTTTACATGG GGGTTGTGTTGGGTATGACTGTACCTGCAATTTACGTTAAGCATGAGGAGAAGATCATAGAGTTATGGAATGCAATTTACCTGCAGGGGTTGTCAGCCTGCCCTTGTATTTGA